The genomic DNA CAGGCGATTTCGCCTTCGACTGTCGGGCGCTCCAGCCGCAGCTCGCCCGTCATCCACAGAAGCTCGATCTCGCTTTCCAGATCGGCGACCAACAGGTCGCGCTCGCGCGGCGCCCAGCGCGGCTGGTCGAGATCGGTCAGCTTGCGATAGATACGGCGGTGGATCTCCAGCACAGTGACGCGTTTGGCCTCGGTCGGATGGGCGGTCATGGTCGGGCCGACGCAAAGCTCATCGAGCGTCGCCTGGACTTCTTCGCCAGAGTGACCGTTCGCCGCCATCTGGGCGATCACGCTGGCGAAGGATCCGGGCACTTCGCCGGCACCCGCGCCTTGTTCGAGTTCGCGACGCGCCCGCATGGCAAGCAACTCGTCGGCAATCGTCAGCAACTGGAACCAGACGCCGCTCGCCTGAAGCGCCGGGATGCGCTGCTCTGGGGCGAGGGAGACGAGCGACCTGCGCCCGCTTAAGACCGCGGCGATCTCGGGGGCGCGCGCGCTTGCGACCTTAAGCAGCAGGCGCAACAGAAGGCTGCGCTCGTCCTCACGAAATTTGATGCGTCTGCTCTGTTCCAAACCGCTTTCCTGATCCGTCCGCATTGATTGCAGCGCGTAGCCGCGCCCTTGAAGCGCGCCGCGCTGAACCGGATTAACGTCAGGCGACCCGATCAGGGACCGGGCGGCCTTCGAAGAAGGCGGTCAGGTTCTCCACCACCTTCATTCCCATCGCCACCCGCGTTTCCTCGGTCGCGCTGCCGAGATGCGGCAACAGCACGACGTTCTCCAATCGCTTCAGCGCTTCCGGAACGGCCGGCTCGTCGGCAAAGACGTCGAGACCCGCGCCTGCGATCTCGCGCCTTTCCAGCGCGCCGATCAGAGCATCCTGGTCGACGACGTCGCCGCGCGCCGTGTTGATCAGGAAGGCGCCGCGCTGCATCGACCGCAGGCTTCGAGCATCGATGAGATGGCGGTTTTCCGCGCCGCCCGGACAGTGCAGCGAGACGAAATCGGATGCCACGAGCACATCGTCCAAGGTCTGCATCTGCACCGCGCCCATGGCGCGCGTCTCGTCGTCATCGACGGGCGAGCGATTGAAGAACACGATCTTCATGCCGAAGCCGAAATGCGCGCGCTTGGCCGTCGCCTTGCCGATGCGTCCCATGCCGACGATACCCAAGGTCTTGCCCGACACCTTGGCGCCGGCCATGTGGGTCGGCGACCAGCCACGCCACTCTCCGGCCCGCAACTGCCGCTCGCCCTCGCCGGTCCGGCGCGCGACAGCCAACATCAGGCTAAGCGCAAGGTCGGCGGTGCAATCGGTCAGCACGCCCGGCGTGTTGGTCACCACGATGTCGCGGTCGCGAGCCGCCGCGATATCGATATGGCTGAAGCCGACGCCGAAATTGGCGATGATGCGGGTGCGGGCGGCGGTCTCAGGAAACACCGCGACGGGCAAGCGGTCGCTGACCGTTGCCAGGATCGCGTCGAAATCCGCGAAGGCGGAAGTCATCGCGGCAGGACTCAGCGGCTCATCGCTGGCGTTGAGCGTGGTGTCGAAGCGCTCGGCGAGGATAGCTTCGACGGCGGCCGGCCATCTACGGGTAACAATCAAACGCGGTTTCATCGAATTTCTCGCCGATCGATGGGCCGCCGCGATGCTTCCGGCGACCCAGACTTCACATTTTGCGGGCTATGCGGCCGTCACGCCGCCTTCTTCGTCCGCGCCAGCGTATCGGCCACGACCTCGCCGAAGGAGGCGGGGGTCGGCACGATGACGACGCCGGCGTCCTTCAGGATCTCGACCTTCTCCTGCGCCGACTCGCCGAAGGCCGAGATGATCGCGCCGGCATGGCCCATGCGGCGCCCCTTCGGCGCCGAAAGCCCGGCGATGTAGGCAATCAGCGGTTTGCGCATGTTGTCGCGCGCCCAGATCGCGGCTTCCGCTTCCTGTGGCCCTCCGATCTCGCCGATCATCACCACGGCGTCGGTCTCTTCGTCTCGCTCGAAGAGCTGCAGAATGTCCTTGAAGGACGAACCGTTGATCGGATCGCCACCGATGCCGACGCTGGTCGACACGCCGATGCCGAGCGCCTTCATCTGTGAGGCGGCCTCATAGCCCAGCGTGCCGGAGCGGCCGACGATGCCGACGCGGCCGGGGAGATAGATGCTGCCGGGCATGATGCCCATCAGCGCCTGTCCGGGCGTGATGACGCCGGCGCAGTTCGGCCCGACGAGGCGCATGCGGTCCTCGAAGCGGTAGCGGCGCATGTAGCGCTTGACCTGCATCATGTCCTGCGAGGGGATGCCGTCGGTGATGCACACGCAAAGCTTGATGCCGGCATCCGCTGCTTCCATGATCGAATCGGCGGCGAAGGGCGGCGGCACGAAGACGATGCTGGCCTCGGCGCGGGTCTCGCGCACCGCGCCCTTGACGGTGTTGAAGACGGGCAGGCCGAGATGCGTCTGGCCGCCCTTGCCGGGGGTGACGCCGCCGACCAGCTTGGTGCCGTAACGCTTCATTTCCTCGGCATGGAAGCTGCCGATCTTGCCGGTAAAACCCTGGACGATGACGCGCGTGCTGCGGTTGAGCAGGATTGCCATTTTCTCGACCTCCCTCAGGCTGCTTTTTTCTTGGCGGCTTCGCGCCAGGCGGCGACGGCCTTTTCGGCGGCTTCGGCGAGCGTGTCGGCGACGATTACCGCCTCGCCAGATTCGGCCAGGATCTTGCGTCCCTCCTCGACCTTGGTGCCGGAGAGCCGCACTACCAGCGGCACGTCGACGCCGACCTCGCGGATCGCCTTGATGACGCCTTCGGCCACCCAGTCGCAGCGGTTGATGCCGGCGAAGATGTTGACCAGGATGGTCTCGACATTCTTGTCGCCGAGCACGGCGCGGAAGGATTTCGCCACCCGCTCGGGCGAGGCGCCGCCGCCGATGTCGAGGAAGTTGGCCGGCTCGCCGCCGGCGATCTTGATCATGTCCATCGTCGCCATGGCGAGACCGGCGCCGTTGATGATGCAGCCGATATTGCCGTCGAGGCCGACATAGGAGAGGCCGCGGTCGCTGGCGAAGGTCTCGCGCGGGTCTTCCTGGCTCTTGTCGCGCAGCTCCGAGATTTCCGGTCGGCGAAACAGCGCGTTCTCGTCGAACGACATTTTTGCATCGAGCGCGACCAGGTTGCCGTCGCGGGTCACCACCAGCGGATTGATCTCCAGCATCGAGGCGTCGTAGTCGCGGAACACCTGGTAGCAGCCGAGGATGGTTTCGGTGGCCTTGCCGATCAGATTGCTTTCAAGCCCGAGGCCGAAGGCGATCTCGCGCGCCTGGAAGCCCTGCATGCCGACGCCGGGATCGACCGTGGCGCGGATGATCGAATTCGGCTTCTTTTCGGAGATGTCCTCGATCTCCATACCGCCGGCGGCCGATGCCACGATCATGACGCGCTCTTCCTTGCGGTCGAGCACGAAGCCGAGATAGAGCTCCTGGGCGATGTCGACCGCCTCTTCGAGATAGAGCCGCGAGATCAGCTTGCCGCGCGGGCCGGTCTGTTGCGTCACCAGCTTGCGGCCGAGCATGGCCTCCGCCGCGTTGGAGATCTCCTCGTCATTGGAGCAGAGCTTGATGCCGCCGGCCTTGCCGCGCGCGCCGGAATGAACCTGCGCCTTCAGCACCCATTTCGAGCCGCCGATCTCGCGCGCCCGGTAGGTCGCCTGCTCAGGGCTGTAGGCGAGGCCGCCGCGCGGCACATGCACGCCGTGGCGGGCGAGCAGTTCTTTGGCCTGGTATTCATGAATGTCCATTCTATCCTCCCGAAAACTTTCAGTGGGCTGCTGCCTGTGCCTGGCCGGCGCGCTCGATCGCCTCGCTCACCACCAGCACGTTGCGCGCCATGCGTTCGGACGCGGCGTCGATCATCTTGCCGTCGAGTGCCGCGGCACCCTTGCCGAGCGCCTCGGCTTCTTTGAGCACTTCGAGGATGCGCCTGGCACGCGTGACCTCCTTTTCCGGCGGCGAGAACACGTCGTTGGCCAAAGCGATCTGCGAGGGATGGATCGCCCATTTGCCTTCGATGCCGAGGGCAGCCGCGCGTCTCGCAGCCGCCGTGTAACCTTCCGGATCAGAGAAATCGCCGAACGGTCCGTCGATGGCGCGCAGGCCGTAGGCTCGGCATGCGACCGTCATCCGCGACAGGGCGAAATGCCACTGGTCGCCGGGATAGTCGGGGTTCAGCCCGCCGATGTTGACGGTGCGCGCCTTGTTGCTGGCGGCATAGTCGGCGACGCCGAAATGCATTGCCTCCAGCCGACCGGGCGTGGCGGCAATCGCCTCGACATTGGCCATGCCGAGCGCCGTCTCGATCAGGGCTTCGAGGCCGACTCGGGTCTTAAAACCCTTGGCCATCTCGATCTGGTTGACCAGCGCTTCGACCATATAGAGGTCGGCGGGAACGCCGACCTTCGGCACCAGGATCGTGTCCAGCCGGTCGCCGGCCTGTTCCATCACGTCGACCACGTCGCGGTACATGTAATGGGTGTCGAGGCCGTTGATGCGCACCGAGACTGTCTTGCCCTTGGCGCGCCAGTCGATGTCGTTGAGCGCCTGGATGATGTTCTTGCGGGCGCGCTCCTTGTCGGGCGGCGCGACCGCGTCCTCGATGTCGAGGAAGACGAAGTCGGCGGCGCTGTTCGCCGCCTTGTCGATCATTTCCGGGCTCGAGCCCGGAACCGCGAGCTCGCTGCGTTGCAGCCTCAGTTTCTTGAGGTGGTTGATGGTGTGGCTCATCGTCCGCTCCTCACGCCGCCTCGGCGACCGGCATCGCGGCGGTGCGCCTGAAATGTTCGATCGCGGCCGCCACGCCCGAACCCGGCGCCAGGCGGACACCGCAGTCGAGCAGCGCCAGTTCGGCGGCGGAGAGCGATGCAAGCACCATCACCTCGTTCAGCCAGCCGAGATGGCCGATGCGGAAGACCTTGCCGGCCACCTTGTTGAGGCCGCCGCCGAGCGAGGTCTGGTAGGCGCGGTAGGCGCGCTTGACGACTTCGGCGCTGTCGATGCCTTCCGGCACCAGGACGGCGCTCACCGTATCGGAATGCCATTGCGGTGCCTTGGCGCACAGCTTCAGCCCCCAGGCGTCGACCGCCTTGCGCACGCCTTCCGCCAGGCGATGGTGGCGGGCGAAGATGTTGTCCAGGCCTTCCTCGGCGATGAGATCGAGCGAGGCGCGCAGGCCGCGCAGCAATTGCGTGGCGGGCGTGTAGGGGAAGTAGCCGGTATCGTTGGCGCGGATCATGTCCTCGAAGGAGAAGTAGCAGCGCCGGTGGGTTGCCACCCGCGACGCGGCGAGCGCCTTCTTGCTGACCGACAGGAAGCCGAGTCCGGCCGGCAGCATGAAGCCCTTCTGCGAGCCGCTGACCGCGCAGTCGACGCCCCATTCCTCCTGGCGGAAGTCGATCGAGCCGATCGACGAGACCCCGTCGACGAAGAGAAGGGCAGGGTGGTTCGTTGCATCGAGCGCGGCGCGGCAGCCGGCGACGTCGCTGGTGACACCGGTCGCGGTTTCGTTCTGGGTGCAGAACACCGCCTTGATGCGATGCGCCTTGTCCGCGCGGAGCCTTTCCGCATAGAGGTCGAGCGGGACGCCCGTTCCCCATTCGCAGTCGATGACGTCGACCTCGAAGCCAAGACGCTCGGCCATGTCGACCCACAGATGCGAGAACTGCCCGAAGCGCGACATCAGCACCCGGTCGCCGGGGCTGAGCACGTTGGTCATCGCCGCTTCCCAGGCGCCGGTGCCTGAGGACGGAAAGATGAAGACGCGGCCGGTCTCGTTCTTGAAGACCTTTTTGATGTCCTCGAACAGCGGCAGCGTGAGATTGGGGAAGGAAGCGGCGCGCATGTCTTCCATCGGCAGGTTCATGGCCTGCCGGACTTCCTCCGGAATATTGGTCGGTCCTGGGATGAAAAGATGGGTAAACCCGGCCATGCGCGAACTCCTCCGATCGTTTGGGATTGTCAGGGGAGTGTCGTTCGCGCGGCGTGTCGCAACAACACCTTGCCGGGTAAGTTGTCGCCACGGGCGGGTAGGGCGGACCTACCCGGTCCGCCTACCCGAAAGGCGATTTGGAGGTGCGGCGCTTCTCGTTCGCATAGAGCGCGACGGCCATGGCGCGGTTGCGCACGTCGAGCTTGTCGTAGAGATTCTTGAGATGGTACTTTACCGTGTTCTCCGAGATCCCGGTCCGGGTCGCGATCTGGAGATTGGTCCAGCCATCGGACAGCACCGCAAGCAGCTCGCGCTCACGCACGGTGAGCTGCGACAGCGGCGTGTCGTTGACCTTGTTGATGTCGATGTAAGGAATGCAGATCCGCCCATGCGCGACCGCCAGGATCGTCTCGAAGATGATCGACGGGTCGTCGAACTGGAAGCAGTAGCCCTGGGCGCCCAACCGCACGCATTGCTTCAGGATGCCGATGTCGTGGTCGTTGGAGAACACCGTGACGCGAACATCGAGCTTGCGATTCTGGACTTCCGCCAGAATGTCGGCGCCGTCCATGTCGGCGAGCTTCCAGCCGATCACGGCGACATCGAACCTGGTGTTCGCCGCCAGCTCGAGGAATTGCGCGCCGCTCTGAACGGAGCTCACCAGCTCGAAACGCCCATCGCATTCCAGCATTTCGCGGAGCGCCGACACAACGAGCGGATTGCGCTCGGCAACGACGACGCGCACGCGCCTCGAGCCAACTGCTTCGTTCGTTTTCCGGGACTTGAGGTTCAAGGCCTGCCGATTGTCCTGTCGATCTTGCGCCGTCTGCAGGCCTTCTGGACCTGCTATGATGACAATTCTGCCCCAACGGCGCGGCGGCGCTCTTTCCGCAGCGACATGCGCTGTCGCGTCGCCTGAAGCCGAAAATTGCCCTGCCATCAGGTCGCGTCGAAGGCGTCACGGCGCATATTTCGCTGAATATTCCGCGTGCTAGCGCAACGATTTCGCAAGACGAATCGCATCACGGCCCTATCTGCCGCGTTGGCATCGGATTTTCCCGAAATGCGGTTTCCACTTTTCGGGATCATGCTCTAGACGTGATTCGCACCCTTTCCGGATTCCTGTTGGCGGGAGGCGCTGGTGGAAGGCCAGGACATAGAGACGACGACCGGCGCCAGGGCCGCCGAGGAGCACTACGCCGACATCTATGGCGAGGATGGGGCCGTCCGTTCTTCCTTCCTCGCCCAGATCGGCGCGGCGATCGCCGACCGCGACACGCTGACCCTGAAGCGTGAAGTCGACGACCTGCATCAGTCCGAACTGGGCGATCTGCTAGAGGCGCTGCATCCCGAACAGCGCCGGGCCCTGGTCGAGTTGCTGGGTTCCGATTTCGACTTCTCCGCGCTGACCGAGGTCGACGAGGCTATCCGCCTCGATATCGTCGACAACCTGCCCAACGAGCAGATCGCGCAGGCGGTGCAGGAACTCGATTCCGACGACGCCGTCTACATCCTGGAGGACCTCGACCAGGAGGACCAGGACGAGATCCTGTCGCAACTGCCGTTCACCGAGCGCATCAGGCTCAGGCGCGCGCTCGACTATCCGGAAGAGACGGCCGGCCGGCGCATGCAGACGGAGTTCGTCGCCGTGCCGCCGTTCTGGACCATCGGCCAGACCATCGACTACATGCGCGAGGACAAGAACCTTCCGGACCGCTTCAGCCAGATCTTCGTCATCGACCCGAGCTTCAAGCTGCTCGGCGCCATCGACCTCGACCAGATCCTGCGCACCAAGCGCGCGGTCAAGGTCGAGGATGTGATGCACGAGACGCGACATGCCATCCCTGCCACCATGGATCAGGAAGAGGCGGCGCGGGAGTTCGAGCAGTACGATCTGCTCTCGGCCGCCGTGGTCGATGAGAACGAGAGGCTGGTCGGCGTGCTCACCATCGACGACGTGGTCGACGTCATCCAGCAGGAAGCGGAGGAAGACCTCTTGCGCATGGGCGGCGTCGGCGACGAAGAGCTGTCGGATACCATCGCGGCGACATCGCGCTCGCGCGTTCCATGGCTGCTGGTCAATCTTGGCACGGCCTTCATCTCGGCCTCGGTGATCAGCGTGTTCGGCGCGACGATCGAGGAAATGGTGGCGCTTGCCGCACTGATGCCGATCGTCGCCTCACTGGGCGGCAATGCCGGCACCCAGACGATGACGGTGACCGTGCGCGCGCTCGCCACGCGCGACCTCGATATCTACAATGCCGGCCGCGTCATTCGCCGCGAGGTCATGGTCGGCCTGCTCAACGGCGGGATCATTGCGACCATCCTCGGTCTGGTCGCCGGCATCTGGTTTCACAATCCCGACCTCGGTTTCGTCATCGCCGCGGCGATGATCCTCAATATGTTGGCCGCGGCACTCGGCGGCATCCTCATCCCACTGTTTCTCGACAAGCTCGGTGCCGATCCGGCAATTTCGTCCTCGATCTTCACGACAATGATCACCGACGTTATCGGCTTCCTCGCCTTCCTCAGCCTCGCCACATGGTGGTTGCACCTGGGCGAGCGAGCCGGATAGGCATCTTAATTGACTTTTACGTAAATGCCGTGCGACGTTATCTCGGGGTCATGTGCCGATTCCGGCGCAAGACGGGGTTTGATAGGAGGGAAGGGCGACGCTCCTGCGTGGCGATGCCTGGACGTTTGGGCGTGGGAGCGAGAATGCGGGAATATTACACGATCACCGAGCTGACGCGCGAATTCGACGTGTCGACGCGGACGTTGCGTTTCTACGAGGACGAAGGGCTGGTGCAGCCGATCAGGCGCGGACGCACGCGGCTGTTCCGCCCCTCCGACCGGCATCTCATCCGTCAGATCATGCGCGGAAAGCGACTCGGCTTCTCGATCGCCGAGATCCGCGAGATCATCCAGATGTACAAGGAGCCGCCCGGCGAGGTCGGCCAGCTCAAGCTGATGATCAAGCGCATCGAGGAAAAGCGCGAGGACCTGCGCCAGAAGCGGCGCGACCTCGAGGAAACGCTGGCCGAACTCGACCAGGCGGAAGAGTCCTGCGTCGAGCGGCTGGCGGAGCTTGGCGTCAACACCTGAGGGATGAACTGGCGATCGATCAAACCGTGTTCATGATTCTGACTTGGCTGTTTGTCGCCGCAGTCGTCGTCCACAATCTGGAAGAAGCACTTCTGTTGCCAGCCTGGTCGGAGCAGGCCGGGCGTTGGCATAGTCCTGTCGGGGCGCGCGAATTCCGGTTCGCCGTGTCCATGCTCACTCTTCTTGCAGGCATTGCCGCTGTGCTCGCCAGCGTTCAGGGGCGAGGGAGCCTCGGCGCGTATCTTCTGTCAGGTTACGCGCTGGCGATGCTGCTCAATGTGGTCTTTCCACACCTCCTCGCCACAATTGCCATGCGCCGCTATATGCCGGGCACTGCGAACGCTCTTGCGTTGAACCTGCCGGTCACCGCCGCGCTGCTGCGTCAGGCGTTTCGGGAGGAATACATCGCACCGATGCGTTTCGCCTGGGCCGGGCCGGCTGTCGTCATGGCGATCATGCTGTCGATCCCGGCGCTGTTTTATCTCGGCAGAAAACTGTGGCCCGACACCGGAAAGGCATCACGCCGAACGTAGGCTGTGTCACGATCAGATCCAGCGCCGCACTCTTTTCGCGTAGTCGCGGTATTTCTTGCCGAACTTCGCCGCCAGCATCTTTTCTTCCTTCTCGATCGCCAGCTTCTGCGTCGCGAAGGCGGCGAGGAAGGCGAACAGCAGGAACCAGGCGATGCCGGTGATGAAAGAAACGCCGATCAACAGGAGCGTGTTGGCGAGATACATCGGATTGCGGGTGACGCCGAAAGGGCCCGACGTCACCAGATGGTCG from Mesorhizobium sp. M1E.F.Ca.ET.045.02.1.1 includes the following:
- a CDS encoding CoA ester lyase, which gives rise to MSHTINHLKKLRLQRSELAVPGSSPEMIDKAANSAADFVFLDIEDAVAPPDKERARKNIIQALNDIDWRAKGKTVSVRINGLDTHYMYRDVVDVMEQAGDRLDTILVPKVGVPADLYMVEALVNQIEMAKGFKTRVGLEALIETALGMANVEAIAATPGRLEAMHFGVADYAASNKARTVNIGGLNPDYPGDQWHFALSRMTVACRAYGLRAIDGPFGDFSDPEGYTAAARRAAALGIEGKWAIHPSQIALANDVFSPPEKEVTRARRILEVLKEAEALGKGAAALDGKMIDAASERMARNVLVVSEAIERAGQAQAAAH
- the mgtE gene encoding magnesium transporter, which encodes MEGQDIETTTGARAAEEHYADIYGEDGAVRSSFLAQIGAAIADRDTLTLKREVDDLHQSELGDLLEALHPEQRRALVELLGSDFDFSALTEVDEAIRLDIVDNLPNEQIAQAVQELDSDDAVYILEDLDQEDQDEILSQLPFTERIRLRRALDYPEETAGRRMQTEFVAVPPFWTIGQTIDYMREDKNLPDRFSQIFVIDPSFKLLGAIDLDQILRTKRAVKVEDVMHETRHAIPATMDQEEAAREFEQYDLLSAAVVDENERLVGVLTIDDVVDVIQQEAEEDLLRMGGVGDEELSDTIAATSRSRVPWLLVNLGTAFISASVISVFGATIEEMVALAALMPIVASLGGNAGTQTMTVTVRALATRDLDIYNAGRVIRREVMVGLLNGGIIATILGLVAGIWFHNPDLGFVIAAAMILNMLAAALGGILIPLFLDKLGADPAISSSIFTTMITDVIGFLAFLSLATWWLHLGERAG
- a CDS encoding D-glycerate dehydrogenase — its product is MKPRLIVTRRWPAAVEAILAERFDTTLNASDEPLSPAAMTSAFADFDAILATVSDRLPVAVFPETAARTRIIANFGVGFSHIDIAAARDRDIVVTNTPGVLTDCTADLALSLMLAVARRTGEGERQLRAGEWRGWSPTHMAGAKVSGKTLGIVGMGRIGKATAKRAHFGFGMKIVFFNRSPVDDDETRAMGAVQMQTLDDVLVASDFVSLHCPGGAENRHLIDARSLRSMQRGAFLINTARGDVVDQDALIGALERREIAGAGLDVFADEPAVPEALKRLENVVLLPHLGSATEETRVAMGMKVVENLTAFFEGRPVPDRVA
- a CDS encoding aminotransferase class V-fold PLP-dependent enzyme: MAGFTHLFIPGPTNIPEEVRQAMNLPMEDMRAASFPNLTLPLFEDIKKVFKNETGRVFIFPSSGTGAWEAAMTNVLSPGDRVLMSRFGQFSHLWVDMAERLGFEVDVIDCEWGTGVPLDLYAERLRADKAHRIKAVFCTQNETATGVTSDVAGCRAALDATNHPALLFVDGVSSIGSIDFRQEEWGVDCAVSGSQKGFMLPAGLGFLSVSKKALAASRVATHRRCYFSFEDMIRANDTGYFPYTPATQLLRGLRASLDLIAEEGLDNIFARHHRLAEGVRKAVDAWGLKLCAKAPQWHSDTVSAVLVPEGIDSAEVVKRAYRAYQTSLGGGLNKVAGKVFRIGHLGWLNEVMVLASLSAAELALLDCGVRLAPGSGVAAAIEHFRRTAAMPVAEAA
- a CDS encoding malate--CoA ligase subunit beta, with protein sequence MDIHEYQAKELLARHGVHVPRGGLAYSPEQATYRAREIGGSKWVLKAQVHSGARGKAGGIKLCSNDEEISNAAEAMLGRKLVTQQTGPRGKLISRLYLEEAVDIAQELYLGFVLDRKEERVMIVASAAGGMEIEDISEKKPNSIIRATVDPGVGMQGFQAREIAFGLGLESNLIGKATETILGCYQVFRDYDASMLEINPLVVTRDGNLVALDAKMSFDENALFRRPEISELRDKSQEDPRETFASDRGLSYVGLDGNIGCIINGAGLAMATMDMIKIAGGEPANFLDIGGGASPERVAKSFRAVLGDKNVETILVNIFAGINRCDWVAEGVIKAIREVGVDVPLVVRLSGTKVEEGRKILAESGEAVIVADTLAEAAEKAVAAWREAAKKKAA
- a CDS encoding HXXEE domain-containing protein, whose amino-acid sequence is MILTWLFVAAVVVHNLEEALLLPAWSEQAGRWHSPVGAREFRFAVSMLTLLAGIAAVLASVQGRGSLGAYLLSGYALAMLLNVVFPHLLATIAMRRYMPGTANALALNLPVTAALLRQAFREEYIAPMRFAWAGPAVVMAIMLSIPALFYLGRKLWPDTGKASRRT
- a CDS encoding MerR family DNA-binding transcriptional regulator, which codes for MREYYTITELTREFDVSTRTLRFYEDEGLVQPIRRGRTRLFRPSDRHLIRQIMRGKRLGFSIAEIREIIQMYKEPPGEVGQLKLMIKRIEEKREDLRQKRRDLEETLAELDQAEESCVERLAELGVNT
- a CDS encoding response regulator transcription factor, producing the protein MRVVVAERNPLVVSALREMLECDGRFELVSSVQSGAQFLELAANTRFDVAVIGWKLADMDGADILAEVQNRKLDVRVTVFSNDHDIGILKQCVRLGAQGYCFQFDDPSIIFETILAVAHGRICIPYIDINKVNDTPLSQLTVRERELLAVLSDGWTNLQIATRTGISENTVKYHLKNLYDKLDVRNRAMAVALYANEKRRTSKSPFG
- the sucD gene encoding succinate--CoA ligase subunit alpha; amino-acid sequence: MAILLNRSTRVIVQGFTGKIGSFHAEEMKRYGTKLVGGVTPGKGGQTHLGLPVFNTVKGAVRETRAEASIVFVPPPFAADSIMEAADAGIKLCVCITDGIPSQDMMQVKRYMRRYRFEDRMRLVGPNCAGVITPGQALMGIMPGSIYLPGRVGIVGRSGTLGYEAASQMKALGIGVSTSVGIGGDPINGSSFKDILQLFERDEETDAVVMIGEIGGPQEAEAAIWARDNMRKPLIAYIAGLSAPKGRRMGHAGAIISAFGESAQEKVEILKDAGVVIVPTPASFGEVVADTLARTKKAA